From a single Intestinibaculum porci genomic region:
- a CDS encoding beta-glucoside-specific PTS transporter subunit IIABC: MGKYEQLAKEIVKEVGGTENINSVTHCITRLRFRLKDESKANDKKIEAMDEVVTVMHSAGQYQVVIGNKVPYVYEDVCAVAGIAAQGAEEEEEAPKGVFNKLMDIISGCFSPILGVMCAAGIIKGLNALLSFLMGSSYSATGTYAILNATGDAIFYFLPVALGFASAKKFKLNPMIGMVIGLALCYPTIQLSAFSSGKALGTLPVFGKYYKTFAGIPFLAGNYTSTVVPVLLLTALAAKIEKVAKKIVPEMLQNFFVPFFVLLITLPLGFLIIGPVVTLLTNLLSGFFSMLYKASPVATGAVVGFFWQALVIFGLHWALVPLGLLNLSQLGYDTILFTGFFGASFAQTAALFAMYLKMKDKKRKNLALPAVISGLCGVTEPSIYGFTLPAKTPFIASMIGGGVAGGLINALGTKCYIYGGLGIFGVTNYISPKGDASGMMNVLIGIAVAMVIGFVLTYFLWKDDTAAAIDSAKEDTKTVRDASIDSPVDGEVIALEELKDAAFASGALGKGCGIMPSISSATPIYAPVSGTVSTLFPTLHAIGLTSDDGVEVLIHIGLNTVQLEGKGFTPHIKQGDHVNQGDLLMEVDFAMLVKEGYVIQTPVVITNTSAFKDVMIKKKGKITAKAEMLEVIA; the protein is encoded by the coding sequence ATGGGAAAATATGAACAACTTGCAAAAGAAATCGTCAAAGAAGTTGGCGGAACAGAAAACATTAATAGTGTCACACATTGTATTACGAGATTAAGATTTCGCTTAAAGGATGAAAGTAAAGCGAATGATAAGAAGATTGAAGCTATGGATGAAGTCGTAACTGTCATGCATTCAGCTGGTCAGTACCAGGTCGTTATTGGCAATAAAGTGCCTTATGTGTATGAAGATGTCTGTGCGGTGGCTGGTATTGCCGCACAAGGTGCTGAAGAAGAGGAAGAAGCACCAAAAGGTGTTTTCAATAAACTCATGGATATCATTTCTGGCTGCTTCTCACCTATTTTAGGGGTGATGTGTGCGGCAGGTATTATTAAGGGCCTCAATGCTCTCTTATCTTTTTTAATGGGGAGCAGCTATAGTGCAACGGGAACGTATGCGATCTTAAATGCGACCGGAGATGCAATCTTCTATTTCTTACCAGTTGCTTTAGGCTTTGCATCAGCTAAAAAATTCAAACTGAATCCAATGATCGGGATGGTCATCGGTTTAGCCCTGTGCTATCCAACTATTCAGTTGAGTGCGTTCAGTAGTGGCAAGGCGTTAGGCACACTGCCAGTCTTTGGTAAATACTATAAGACATTTGCTGGCATTCCTTTCTTAGCCGGTAATTATACGTCAACGGTCGTACCTGTTTTATTACTTACAGCCTTAGCTGCAAAGATTGAAAAAGTTGCAAAAAAGATCGTGCCGGAGATGTTACAGAATTTCTTTGTGCCATTCTTTGTCTTACTGATTACCTTACCTTTAGGCTTCCTTATCATCGGTCCAGTTGTCACTTTACTGACCAACTTATTATCAGGATTCTTTTCAATGTTATATAAAGCATCACCAGTTGCCACCGGTGCTGTTGTTGGTTTCTTCTGGCAGGCATTAGTCATCTTTGGCTTACATTGGGCTTTAGTACCACTCGGATTACTCAACTTATCACAATTAGGCTATGATACGATTCTCTTTACTGGTTTCTTTGGTGCCTCTTTTGCCCAGACCGCCGCTTTATTTGCGATGTATCTGAAGATGAAGGATAAGAAGAGAAAGAATCTAGCATTACCTGCTGTTATTTCTGGTTTATGCGGGGTTACTGAACCTTCTATCTATGGTTTCACATTACCAGCTAAAACGCCATTTATCGCATCAATGATCGGTGGCGGTGTAGCCGGCGGTCTGATCAATGCTTTAGGCACAAAATGTTATATTTATGGTGGTTTAGGTATCTTTGGTGTGACAAACTATATCTCCCCAAAAGGTGATGCATCAGGCATGATGAATGTTCTCATTGGGATTGCTGTGGCTATGGTGATCGGTTTTGTTCTTACTTATTTCTTATGGAAAGATGACACTGCAGCAGCGATCGACTCCGCGAAAGAGGATACCAAGACAGTACGTGATGCAAGCATCGACAGTCCTGTGGATGGCGAAGTGATCGCTTTAGAAGAATTAAAAGATGCGGCTTTTGCCAGCGGTGCTTTAGGAAAAGGCTGTGGTATTATGCCATCAATCAGTTCAGCTACACCTATTTATGCACCCGTATCAGGAACTGTATCCACTTTATTCCCAACCCTGCATGCTATCGGTTTAACATCTGATGATGGTGTAGAAGTTCTGATTCATATTGGTCTCAATACTGTTCAGCTTGAAGGCAAAGGCTTTACACCTCATATTAAACAGGGTGATCATGTGAATCAGGGGGATCTGCTGATGGAGGTGGATTTTGCCATGTTAGTGAAAGAAGGCTACGTAATTCAGACGCCGGTTGTCATTACCAATACAAGTGCATTTAAAGATGTTATGATAAAAAAGAAAGGAAAGATCACAGCGAAAGCAGAAATGCTGGAAGTGATTGCCTAG
- the licT gene encoding BglG family transcription antiterminator LicT: protein MEIKRVLNNNVAIIESEGQEKIVMGKGIYFSKHAGDEIDESKVNKTFVSSTPKTFDMYIHLFSEIPYEYIDLSQEIINYAKTTLGNKLDEKINIDLTDHMYGSIKRFKDGITVKNALLWDIEKFYPYEFEVGEYALKKIEEKFDVALPKDEAGFIALHFVNAELSEGNIENIYDITKVMQEVMNIIKYSFHREFNTESVYYYRFMTHLRFFAQRLIKKKTFDDTGDQDLYDLIKLKYKEASACTEKIAVYCKKTYKYDLSSEEQMYLTIHIERLITKG, encoded by the coding sequence ATGGAAATTAAGCGTGTTCTCAATAACAATGTGGCTATTATTGAAAGTGAAGGTCAAGAAAAGATTGTAATGGGGAAAGGCATTTATTTCTCGAAACATGCAGGTGATGAAATTGATGAATCAAAAGTCAATAAGACATTTGTATCCTCTACCCCTAAAACGTTTGATATGTATATTCATCTCTTTTCTGAGATTCCTTATGAATATATTGATCTCTCTCAGGAGATTATTAACTATGCCAAGACCACGCTCGGTAATAAGTTAGATGAAAAAATTAATATTGATTTAACGGATCATATGTATGGTTCCATCAAAAGATTTAAAGATGGTATTACAGTAAAGAATGCTTTGCTTTGGGATATTGAAAAGTTTTATCCTTATGAATTTGAAGTTGGTGAATATGCTTTAAAAAAGATTGAGGAAAAGTTTGATGTTGCACTGCCTAAGGATGAAGCAGGTTTTATTGCTTTGCACTTTGTTAATGCGGAACTTTCTGAAGGTAATATTGAAAATATCTATGATATCACTAAGGTCATGCAGGAAGTGATGAATATCATCAAGTATAGTTTCCATCGTGAATTTAACACCGAAAGCGTTTATTACTATCGCTTTATGACACACTTGCGCTTTTTTGCTCAGCGTTTAATTAAAAAGAAAACTTTTGATGATACGGGTGATCAGGATCTTTATGATCTGATCAAATTGAAATATAAAGAAGCCAGTGCCTGCACTGAAAAGATTGCTGTGTACTGCAAAAAAACGTATAAATATGATCTTTCATCAGAAGAACAAATGTATCTGACGATTCATATTGAACGACTGATTACGAAAGGATAG